One genomic region from Microcystis panniformis FACHB-1757 encodes:
- the ygfZ gene encoding CAF17-like 4Fe-4S cluster assembly/insertion protein YgfZ — MKADLETIKAEYAANFLKDYHNDPQSLASPTILIDRSHWGLLELKGQDRLRFLHNQTSNAIDRLKPGQGCETIFLNSTGRTLDFVTVYAGDDSLLILVSPQRRQFLLELIDRYIFPFDKVEISDLTDNFAIVTLIGTESGQYLQKIAIPEQILTGVQHSHYLLSEPALRLAVGTGLDLPGYTLIVAAAEAGPLWENLIKNGVTPADEQVWEYLRIHQGRPAVDRELTEDYNPLEAGLWRAIVFDKGCYIGQETIARLNTYKGVKQRLWGIKLSQPVPSNTPIILEAQKVGLLTSVLEDFGLGYVKTKAGGEGLKVQIGEATGELISLPFLSHEYPFQ, encoded by the coding sequence ATGAAAGCAGATTTAGAAACGATCAAGGCAGAGTATGCCGCTAATTTTCTCAAAGATTACCACAATGATCCCCAAAGTTTAGCATCGCCAACAATTTTAATCGATCGCTCCCATTGGGGTTTATTAGAATTAAAAGGCCAGGATCGACTGCGTTTTCTCCACAATCAAACCAGTAACGCTATCGATCGCCTGAAACCGGGTCAGGGTTGTGAGACAATTTTCCTTAACTCTACCGGTCGTACCCTCGATTTTGTCACAGTTTACGCCGGCGATGATTCCCTCCTCATCCTCGTTTCTCCCCAACGTCGTCAATTTTTACTGGAATTGATCGATCGCTATATTTTCCCCTTCGATAAGGTGGAAATTAGCGACTTAACCGATAATTTTGCCATTGTCACCCTAATCGGTACTGAAAGCGGGCAATACCTGCAAAAAATCGCCATTCCAGAGCAGATTTTAACGGGGGTGCAGCATAGTCATTATCTCCTTTCTGAACCCGCCCTGAGACTGGCCGTCGGTACCGGCTTAGACCTACCCGGATATACTTTAATCGTTGCCGCCGCCGAAGCCGGTCCCCTCTGGGAAAATTTAATTAAAAATGGCGTTACTCCCGCCGATGAGCAGGTGTGGGAATACCTGAGAATCCATCAAGGCCGACCGGCAGTCGATCGAGAATTAACCGAAGACTATAACCCTTTAGAGGCCGGTTTATGGCGAGCGATTGTATTTGATAAGGGTTGTTATATTGGTCAAGAAACTATCGCCCGTCTTAACACCTATAAAGGCGTAAAACAAAGACTTTGGGGTATAAAACTCAGCCAACCCGTCCCCAGCAATACCCCGATTATTTTAGAAGCCCAAAAAGTCGGTTTACTCACCAGTGTGCTGGAGGATTTTGGCTTGGGTTATGTGAAAACAAAAGCGGGAGGAGAAGGTTTAAAAGTGCAAATCGGCGAGGCAACAGGAGAATTAATCTCTTTACCCTTCCTCTCTCACGAATACCCCTTTCAGTGA
- a CDS encoding RES family NAD+ phosphorylase codes for MGLPPFPLPPDDFSQRQLPVIETPGPWLRLNKTGHLSSLHFDRSGSGRFDGPNQGYGLLYVGDEYSTFIECFGRTFDGAVTVTALRNRNLFRIRSDRTLLLADLTGPALVRIGIDARISSGDYEYCRTWGQAIWEHPQGVDGIRYRSRHDDSVYSVGLFDRVRNHLQEDNLGNLYDDNSSCLGEILEHYDYALIQE; via the coding sequence ATGGGTTTGCCTCCTTTTCCCCTCCCACCAGACGATTTTAGTCAGCGTCAATTGCCCGTCATTGAAACCCCAGGCCCCTGGCTAAGATTAAATAAAACCGGACACCTTTCTAGTCTTCATTTTGACCGCAGTGGTAGCGGTCGTTTCGATGGACCCAATCAGGGCTATGGGCTTCTCTATGTGGGTGATGAGTACAGTACCTTTATTGAATGTTTTGGCCGAACATTTGACGGAGCCGTAACCGTTACAGCCCTAAGAAATAGAAATCTTTTTAGAATTAGAAGTGATCGCACTTTACTGTTGGCCGACTTAACGGGGCCGGCCCTTGTTCGTATAGGAATAGATGCCCGCATTTCTTCCGGTGATTATGAATATTGTCGGACTTGGGGGCAGGCAATTTGGGAACATCCCCAAGGAGTAGATGGGATTAGATACCGTTCTCGTCATGATGATAGTGTCTATTCCGTTGGGCTTTTTGATCGGGTTAGAAACCATTTGCAAGAAGACAACTTAGGTAATTTATACGATGATAATTCATCCTGTTTAGGTGAAATTTTGGAGCATTATGATTATGCTCTTATTCAAGAATAA
- a CDS encoding nicotinate-nucleotide adenylyltransferase, which produces MLKIALFGTSADPPTAGHQAILKWLSEQYDIVAVWAADNPFKNHQTSLEHRLRMLNLLIRDIQPPRDNIQLRRELSDRRSLISVEKAQTIWGEQEEYTLVIGSDLAGQIRHWYRSQELLEKVKILVIPRPGYPINQDDIEQLQTLGGDCLIADVFAPAVSSTDYREKGDKQAVPAPIKDYIEGQKLYA; this is translated from the coding sequence ATGCTTAAAATTGCCCTTTTTGGAACCAGTGCCGATCCTCCTACTGCCGGTCATCAAGCCATACTAAAATGGTTATCGGAACAGTACGATATCGTTGCAGTTTGGGCCGCCGATAATCCCTTTAAAAATCATCAAACCAGTCTCGAACATCGTCTGAGGATGTTAAATTTGCTCATCCGGGATATTCAACCCCCAAGGGATAATATACAACTGCGACGAGAATTAAGCGATCGACGGAGCTTAATTAGTGTGGAAAAAGCGCAAACAATTTGGGGAGAACAGGAGGAATATACCCTAGTCATTGGTTCCGATTTAGCTGGACAAATTAGGCACTGGTATCGCAGCCAAGAATTACTAGAAAAAGTCAAAATTCTCGTGATTCCCCGTCCCGGTTATCCTATTAATCAAGATGATATTGAACAACTGCAAACATTAGGGGGTGATTGTCTAATTGCTGATGTATTTGCTCCGGCTGTATCCTCAACAGATTATCGAGAAAAAGGCGATAAACAGGCTGTTCCTGCACCGATTAAAGATTATATCGAAGGTCAAAAACTTTACGCATGA
- a CDS encoding NAD+ synthase, translating into MRIAIAQLNPIVGDIEGNAQRILEAAQTAFNQGAELLLTPELSLCGYPPRDLLLNLGFVEKMSQQLQLLSQQLPEKLAVLVGFVEKNPSATVRGEKPLFNSIALLKSQEIKQIFTKRLLPTYDVFDEDRYFASGKESQYFQITENNVKIGVTICEDVWNDEQFWGQRQYAVNPIADLANLGVDLIVNLSASPYSVGKQKLRESLLSHSATRYNLPIVYVNQVGGNDDLIFDGDSVAFNRQGEVIYRAQAFTSSLELIEFNQDLLPAVIHPLPVDEDEEIYQALVLGVRDYVQKCGFKRVIFGLSGGIDSSLVAAIASDALGKENVLAVMMPSPYSSDHSISDAVALVNNLGIKSEKLAIKEIMNAYDQLLDGLFAGTDFGIAEENLQSRIRGNLLMALSNKFGHLLLSTGNKSEMAVGYCTLYGDMNGGLAVIADVPKTRVYSLCRWLNRHGEIIPLNVINKAPSAELKPNQKDQDSLPPYEILDAILALLIDRHQSAEQIIAAGFEAEIVQKVIKLVKNAEFKRKQAPPVLKISDRAFGTGWRMPIASRWG; encoded by the coding sequence ATGAGAATTGCTATCGCTCAATTAAATCCCATTGTTGGAGATATCGAAGGAAATGCCCAAAGAATTTTAGAGGCTGCTCAAACGGCATTTAATCAGGGAGCAGAATTACTTTTAACCCCAGAATTATCCCTCTGTGGTTATCCTCCCAGAGACTTATTATTAAATCTGGGTTTTGTGGAGAAAATGTCTCAACAATTGCAATTATTGTCCCAACAATTACCAGAAAAGTTAGCTGTCTTAGTCGGTTTTGTCGAAAAAAATCCCTCGGCAACGGTCAGAGGGGAAAAGCCGTTATTTAATAGCATAGCTTTGTTGAAAAGTCAAGAGATTAAACAAATTTTTACTAAACGTTTATTGCCTACCTACGATGTTTTTGATGAGGATCGTTACTTTGCTTCTGGGAAAGAAAGTCAATATTTTCAAATAACAGAAAATAATGTAAAAATCGGTGTAACTATCTGTGAAGATGTTTGGAATGATGAACAATTTTGGGGTCAGCGTCAATACGCAGTTAATCCCATCGCCGATTTAGCTAATTTGGGAGTGGATTTAATCGTTAATCTTTCCGCTTCTCCCTACAGTGTCGGTAAGCAAAAATTGCGAGAATCTTTATTATCCCATAGTGCCACTAGATATAATTTACCGATAGTTTATGTCAATCAAGTGGGAGGTAATGATGATTTAATTTTTGATGGTGACAGTGTTGCTTTTAACCGACAAGGAGAAGTGATTTATCGCGCTCAGGCATTTACTTCTAGCCTAGAATTGATCGAGTTTAATCAAGATTTGTTACCCGCAGTTATTCATCCTTTACCTGTCGATGAAGATGAGGAAATTTATCAAGCTTTAGTCTTAGGAGTGCGAGATTATGTGCAGAAATGCGGTTTTAAACGGGTAATTTTTGGCTTGAGTGGTGGCATTGATTCCAGTTTAGTTGCCGCTATTGCCAGCGACGCATTAGGTAAAGAAAATGTTCTCGCTGTGATGATGCCTTCTCCCTATAGTTCCGACCATTCGATTAGCGATGCAGTGGCTTTAGTTAATAATTTAGGTATCAAAAGTGAGAAGTTAGCAATTAAAGAAATTATGAACGCTTATGATCAACTTTTAGATGGTCTTTTTGCGGGGACTGATTTCGGTATTGCTGAAGAAAATCTTCAGTCACGCATTCGCGGTAATTTATTGATGGCTCTCTCTAATAAATTCGGACATTTACTATTATCCACTGGCAATAAATCAGAAATGGCGGTGGGATATTGCACCCTTTACGGTGATATGAATGGTGGTTTAGCAGTGATTGCTGATGTGCCGAAAACCCGCGTTTATTCCCTCTGTCGCTGGTTAAATCGGCACGGGGAAATTATTCCCCTTAATGTGATTAATAAAGCTCCTAGTGCTGAATTAAAACCCAATCAGAAGGATCAAGATTCTTTACCTCCCTACGAGATTTTAGATGCTATTTTAGCACTATTAATCGATCGCCATCAATCTGCCGAACAAATTATCGCCGCCGGTTTTGAGGCTGAAATTGTGCAGAAAGTGATTAAATTAGTTAAAAATGCCGAATTTAAGCGCAAACAAGCTCCCCCGGTCCTAAAAATTAGCGATCGCGCTTTTGGCACTGGTTGGCGAATGCCTATCGCTAGTCGCTGGGGTTAG
- the gap gene encoding type I glyceraldehyde-3-phosphate dehydrogenase — MTKVRVAINGFGRIGRLVFRAGIQNPDFEFVGINDLVPPDNIAYLLKYDSTHGRFQGTVEAKEDGIVVDGKFIPCYSIKDPAQLPWGATGADYVVESTGLFTTAEGAGKHLEAGAKRVVISAPTKDPDKIRTIVLGVNDNEYDPAKDLIVSNASCTTNCLAPITKVINDNFGLAEGLMTTVHSMTATQPTVDGPSKKDWRGGRGAGQNIIPSSTGAAKAVTLVIPSLKGKLTGMAFRVPTPNVSAVDLTFKTEKATSYEEICAAMKAASEGPMKGILGYTDEEVVSSDFITDPHSSIFDAKAGIQLNANFFKVVSWYDNEWGYSCRMLDLMKMMAAKEATLVTA, encoded by the coding sequence ATGACAAAAGTAAGAGTCGCTATCAACGGATTTGGTCGTATCGGTCGCCTCGTTTTTAGGGCGGGTATCCAAAATCCTGATTTCGAGTTTGTTGGTATCAATGATCTCGTCCCCCCCGATAATATTGCCTATCTGCTCAAATACGACTCCACCCACGGACGTTTTCAGGGTACGGTAGAAGCGAAAGAAGATGGCATCGTCGTGGATGGTAAGTTTATCCCCTGTTACTCGATTAAAGACCCTGCTCAACTGCCCTGGGGTGCAACCGGGGCCGATTATGTGGTTGAGTCCACCGGTTTATTTACCACCGCAGAAGGGGCCGGAAAACACCTAGAAGCAGGGGCCAAACGAGTGGTTATCTCCGCACCCACCAAAGATCCGGACAAAATTCGTACTATTGTACTGGGCGTTAACGACAATGAGTACGATCCCGCTAAGGATCTGATCGTCTCTAACGCTAGTTGTACCACCAATTGTTTAGCCCCGATCACCAAAGTTATTAACGATAACTTCGGACTAGCGGAAGGATTAATGACCACGGTACACTCGATGACCGCCACTCAACCCACCGTTGATGGTCCATCGAAAAAAGATTGGCGCGGTGGTCGCGGCGCTGGTCAAAATATTATCCCCTCCTCCACGGGAGCAGCCAAAGCAGTAACCCTAGTTATTCCTTCCCTAAAAGGCAAATTAACCGGTATGGCCTTCCGTGTGCCAACTCCCAACGTTTCGGCGGTGGATTTAACCTTTAAAACCGAAAAAGCCACCAGTTACGAGGAAATCTGCGCCGCTATGAAAGCCGCCAGCGAAGGACCGATGAAAGGTATCCTCGGTTATACCGATGAGGAAGTGGTATCGAGTGACTTTATCACCGACCCCCATTCCAGTATCTTTGATGCTAAAGCTGGCATTCAACTTAATGCCAATTTCTTTAAGGTCGTCTCTTGGTACGATAACGAATGGGGTTACTCCTGCCGGATGTTAGACCTGATGAAAATGATGGCAGCTAAGGAAGCAACCCTAGTAACAGCCTAA
- a CDS encoding NUDIX hydrolase, with protein MKPQNTLDNKSLADFKVGVDNVIFSVDTQLNRLLVLLIKRREEPFSNYWSLPGTLVRNGESLETAAYRILAEKISVNNLYLEQLYTFGSPEGDSPAAAESFGKRYLSVSYFALVRFEEAKLITERDYNITWYMIDKVPDLAFNHGQILEYGWRRLRNKVEYSPVAFEVLPELFTLNDLYQFYETILGKNFSDYSNFRNRLLKLGFLKDMGLKVSRGAGRPASLYRFDEKAFAPFKEQPLVFV; from the coding sequence ATGAAACCGCAAAATACCCTAGATAATAAATCTCTAGCTGATTTTAAAGTGGGAGTTGATAACGTGATCTTTTCCGTTGATACCCAATTAAATCGGCTGCTGGTGCTTCTGATTAAAAGACGGGAAGAACCCTTTAGTAATTACTGGAGTTTACCCGGGACTTTAGTGAGAAATGGGGAATCACTGGAAACGGCAGCCTATCGAATTTTAGCCGAGAAAATTAGTGTCAATAATCTTTATCTGGAACAGTTATATACTTTTGGCAGTCCAGAGGGAGATTCCCCAGCAGCAGCCGAGAGTTTTGGGAAACGTTATCTATCGGTGAGTTACTTCGCTTTAGTGCGGTTTGAAGAAGCAAAATTAATCACTGAACGGGATTATAATATCACTTGGTATATGATTGATAAAGTGCCAGATTTAGCCTTTAATCACGGTCAAATTTTGGAATATGGCTGGCGAAGATTACGCAATAAAGTAGAGTATAGTCCCGTCGCTTTTGAGGTTTTACCAGAATTATTTACTTTAAATGATCTTTATCAATTTTATGAGACAATTTTAGGTAAAAATTTTAGTGATTATTCTAACTTCAGAAATCGGCTATTGAAATTAGGATTTCTCAAGGATATGGGTTTAAAAGTCTCTCGTGGTGCTGGTCGTCCCGCTAGTTTATATCGCTTTGATGAAAAAGCTTTTGCTCCCTTTAAAGAGCAACCGTTAGTTTTTGTTTAA
- a CDS encoding phosphoketolase family protein — protein sequence MVSAPERPLTEQNPLSQDELYKTHAYWRACNYLAVGMIYLRDNPLLKEHLKPEHVKYRLLGHWGASPALSFTYVHLNRLIKKYDLDVIFMAGPGHGAPGVLGPVYLEGTYSEIYPDKSEDEEGLQKFFKQFSFPGHIGSHVTPETPGSIHEGGELGYSVSHAYGSVFDNPDLITAVVVGDGEAETGPLATAWHSNKFLNPIRDGAVLPILNLNGYKIANPTILSRISTHELESLFVGYGYTPYIVECKEDEDLLHCHQKMAATLEHCINQIRSYQQEARSTGVAKRYPWPMIILRSPKGWTGPKNVDGHKVEGFWRAHQVPMGGMHENPDHLRKLEEWMKSYNPEELFDYTTGQFKPEFKELAPIGHRRMSANPHANGGLLRKDLKMPDFRQYAVDVTHPGQVEAENTGVMGVFLRDVMRNNMTNFRVFGPDETASNRLAALYEVTKKAWLADTYPEDLDGSQLSPDGRVMEMLSEHTLVGWLEGYLLSGRHGLFHSYEAFAHVIDSMFNQHAKWLDICKNHVPWRASVSSWNLLLSSVVWRQDHNGFSHQDPGFIDLVTNKSADVVRVYLPPDGNCLLSVANHCLKSKDYTNIIVADKQKHLQYLTIEEAIKHCTKGIGIWDWASNDDDGTNPDEPDVIMACCGDIITKESLAATAILREEFPYLKVRFINVVDLFKLQSESEHPHGLSERDFDSLFTPDKPIIFNFHGYPWLIHKLTYRRSNQERIHVRGYKEEGNINTPLELAIRNQVDRFHLVIDVIDRVPKLGSAAGHVKERMKNAIIENLDYAFTNGIDKDEITNWKWPY from the coding sequence ATGGTATCCGCACCAGAAAGACCCTTAACAGAGCAAAATCCCCTTTCTCAAGACGAACTCTACAAAACCCATGCCTATTGGCGCGCTTGTAACTATTTAGCTGTAGGTATGATTTATCTGCGCGATAATCCCCTGCTCAAGGAACATCTTAAACCCGAACACGTTAAGTATCGCTTACTTGGTCACTGGGGAGCAAGTCCGGCCTTAAGTTTTACCTACGTTCACCTCAACCGTTTAATCAAAAAATACGACCTCGATGTGATTTTTATGGCCGGTCCCGGCCATGGAGCGCCGGGGGTACTCGGTCCGGTTTATCTAGAAGGAACCTATTCGGAAATTTACCCCGATAAAAGTGAAGACGAGGAAGGATTACAAAAATTCTTTAAACAATTTTCTTTTCCCGGTCACATCGGTAGTCACGTCACCCCCGAAACCCCCGGTTCTATCCATGAGGGCGGCGAACTGGGTTATAGTGTTTCCCATGCCTACGGTTCTGTTTTTGACAATCCCGACCTAATTACGGCCGTGGTGGTGGGTGATGGGGAAGCAGAAACCGGTCCCCTTGCTACCGCATGGCACTCGAATAAATTCCTTAACCCGATTCGCGATGGTGCGGTACTGCCAATTTTAAACTTAAACGGTTATAAAATCGCTAATCCCACCATTCTCTCCCGTATTTCGACCCACGAGTTAGAAAGTCTCTTTGTTGGTTACGGTTACACTCCCTACATCGTCGAATGTAAGGAAGATGAAGACCTGCTGCACTGCCATCAAAAAATGGCCGCCACCCTAGAACACTGTATCAATCAGATTCGCTCCTATCAACAGGAAGCTCGCAGCACGGGAGTAGCTAAACGTTACCCCTGGCCAATGATTATCCTCCGGTCTCCCAAGGGTTGGACCGGTCCGAAAAATGTTGATGGTCATAAAGTAGAAGGATTCTGGCGCGCTCACCAAGTCCCCATGGGTGGGATGCACGAAAACCCCGACCACTTGAGAAAATTAGAGGAGTGGATGAAAAGCTATAACCCGGAGGAATTATTTGACTATACCACGGGTCAATTTAAGCCGGAATTTAAAGAACTCGCTCCTATTGGTCATCGTCGCATGAGTGCTAATCCGCACGCTAATGGCGGATTGCTGCGTAAAGATCTAAAAATGCCCGATTTTCGTCAATATGCCGTAGATGTCACCCACCCGGGCCAAGTGGAAGCGGAAAATACGGGAGTGATGGGGGTATTTTTGCGGGATGTAATGCGAAATAATATGACTAATTTTCGCGTTTTTGGTCCCGATGAAACTGCTTCTAATCGTTTAGCGGCTCTCTATGAAGTGACTAAAAAAGCTTGGTTAGCTGATACCTATCCCGAGGATTTAGATGGTAGCCAATTATCTCCCGATGGTCGTGTGATGGAGATGCTGAGTGAACATACTTTAGTCGGTTGGTTAGAGGGTTATTTATTATCCGGCCGTCACGGTTTATTTCACTCCTACGAGGCTTTTGCTCATGTTATCGATTCCATGTTCAACCAACACGCTAAATGGCTCGATATCTGCAAAAATCATGTACCTTGGCGTGCTTCTGTTTCCTCTTGGAATCTGTTATTATCCTCGGTGGTTTGGCGGCAGGATCACAATGGTTTTAGTCACCAAGACCCCGGTTTTATCGATTTAGTAACCAATAAAAGTGCCGACGTGGTGCGGGTTTATCTTCCCCCCGATGGTAACTGTTTATTAAGTGTGGCTAACCACTGTCTCAAGAGCAAGGATTACACTAATATTATCGTTGCTGATAAACAGAAACACCTGCAATACTTGACTATTGAAGAAGCAATTAAACACTGCACTAAAGGTATCGGTATTTGGGATTGGGCCAGTAACGATGATGACGGAACAAATCCCGATGAACCAGATGTAATTATGGCTTGCTGTGGGGATATTATCACTAAAGAATCTTTAGCGGCCACGGCAATTCTGCGGGAGGAATTCCCTTACTTAAAAGTTCGCTTTATCAATGTGGTTGATCTGTTTAAATTACAGTCGGAAAGTGAACACCCCCATGGTTTATCGGAACGGGATTTTGATAGTTTATTTACCCCTGATAAGCCAATTATCTTTAATTTCCACGGTTATCCTTGGCTGATTCATAAACTTACCTACCGTCGCAGTAATCAAGAACGTATTCATGTGCGCGGTTACAAAGAAGAGGGGAATATTAATACTCCCCTAGAATTGGCGATTCGTAACCAAGTTGATCGTTTTCATTTAGTAATTGATGTCATTGATCGCGTGCCGAAATTAGGTTCTGCTGCTGGTCATGTGAAGGAACGGATGAAAAATGCTATTATCGAAAATCTCGATTATGCTTTTACCAATGGTATCGATAAGGACGAGATTACTAACTGGAAATGGCCCTATTAA
- a CDS encoding Uma2 family endonuclease codes for MIIAQEKPTIATVTKTPVTLEAYRAIAETSQERYEYCHGEMILMPGGTATHSAIAINISVFLGFLLRDRDFRLYNSDLRLWIPEYHCGTYTDLMVVNHEPEFNGDRKDEILNPLFIVEVLSPATEAYDRGDKFRKYRSLSSFCEYLLVSQTEPYIEQYFRLAQSDRWQLQTYDQLSQIIPLESLNVELPLLEIYRRVSFAAAS; via the coding sequence ATGATTATCGCTCAAGAAAAACCAACTATTGCGACAGTCACCAAAACCCCTGTCACTTTGGAAGCATATCGGGCGATCGCTGAAACTTCTCAGGAACGTTATGAATATTGCCATGGAGAAATGATTCTTATGCCTGGAGGAACCGCAACCCACAGCGCAATCGCGATCAATATCTCGGTTTTTTTGGGATTTTTATTGAGAGATAGGGATTTTCGTCTGTATAACAGCGATCTGCGGTTGTGGATTCCTGAATATCATTGTGGAACCTATACCGATCTCATGGTTGTTAACCATGAACCGGAATTTAACGGCGATCGCAAAGACGAAATTCTTAATCCTTTATTTATTGTAGAGGTGCTTTCCCCCGCCACAGAGGCCTATGATCGAGGTGATAAATTTAGAAAATATCGTTCCCTGTCAAGTTTTTGTGAATATCTGCTCGTTAGTCAAACTGAACCCTACATTGAGCAATATTTCAGACTCGCACAGAGCGATCGCTGGCAACTACAAACCTACGATCAACTTAGTCAAATAATCCCTCTGGAGAGTTTAAATGTTGAACTTCCCTTGCTAGAAATTTATCGTCGCGTTAGTTTTGCGGCAGCCTCATAA
- a CDS encoding retropepsin-like aspartic protease, producing MAVIVVEHTFEGDHNLERLSMWVIPVTVEFNDNRRTVNVLLDTGSQVTVFHPDLLDFLDLPTSQSSARGSGVTGSSWYRTARLDRLEIGSILFSETEVFFGSLPGVFSKYYIDGILGGDILKELKVIIDYPQKTLKLEKLFISL from the coding sequence ATGGCCGTCATTGTCGTTGAACATACATTTGAGGGAGACCACAATCTTGAGAGATTGTCTATGTGGGTGATTCCAGTCACTGTTGAGTTTAACGACAACCGAAGAACGGTTAATGTCCTACTAGATACGGGGTCACAGGTGACTGTCTTTCATCCAGATTTATTAGACTTTCTAGATTTACCGACATCTCAATCATCTGCTCGGGGAAGTGGTGTAACGGGTAGTTCTTGGTATAGGACTGCTAGGCTTGATAGACTGGAAATAGGTTCTATTTTGTTTAGTGAAACAGAAGTTTTTTTTGGCTCTCTTCCGGGAGTATTCTCAAAATACTATATTGATGGGATTTTAGGAGGGGACATTCTCAAAGAATTAAAGGTAATCATTGATTATCCTCAAAAAACTCTTAAACTAGAAAAGCTATTTATTTCGCTTTAA